The following nucleotide sequence is from Gasterosteus aculeatus chromosome 5, fGasAcu3.hap1.1, whole genome shotgun sequence.
CACACTTGAAAGTACGACGAGCATGAATGTTCACTTTGGTCGAGAACAACAACCTGCAACAACCCACAACAACCGTTGTGATCGTGGTACAACAGTACCTTTTgttacaataaagtgaaatgtatGTTCACATTACCAGCAATTGTGTCTTTCTCTGGCCAGTAAGGTGACCACCCATATAAAAAACAACCgaggctgtgggggggggcacaggacgGCCTGGTTGCTCTCGTGTTCTCTGCAGCGTCCGCTGTCCTTTAGGGTGAAAACACACGCACGCTGTTTATATGTTAAAGAGCACACAGGAATCTGCTTGGCCAAAAGCCCAGAAAGCGGACCTCTCTGTAGAAGACAACTaacacagaaatatatatacacagtacacAAATatattccttctccttcttctgaacctcctccttcttcctctgaacctcctcctccttcctctgaaCCTCTGCCCTGGTGAAGAATCCGCCGCTGTTGATTCACCTCCTTTATTTTCTCCTCTCATTTCCCAGGACACTTGCCAAGGTTACGGGGccggggaggggcgggggaaggaggggaggggaggctaTCACAACGAAACACAAGAAGGTTAGCGACATGCAGAATGCATGAGACATCAGAGACGAGGGACCAGTGGACCCGGAGCCCAGCAGCTGCCTGAAGCAGAGGATTTCCAGGGCGAGCTTTCCATCGGCGGGTCTCAGGACGACGAATCCTGCAGCGGAGGTCAGCTGACCGAGGAAACCAGAGTAAGAGAGatgagggcgaggaggaggagggcgctCCAGGCCGGCGAGGGGCCGGCCCTGTCCCACAATGCTTTGTTGTGTGTGGCCAATAAGGGCTTTCGCAATGCAAACTGTGACCTGTGGACTCTGTGCTCAGTGTGCAGCGGGCGGCAGGAAGCGCCGAGGATCCGCACGGGGACGTTGTCAGTTTGGAGCCGCTCCGCCAGCATGCAGGACGTACCGGAGGagtggagggaagagagaggcgGAGACGGGAGGACGGGAGGCCCGGAGGCCcggaggggaagaagaagaagaagaagggcgaAGAGTCGCTGATGATGGAGCTGACGAGGCTGGTGCaggaggcggtggaggggagcagctggtgggagaggaggggcaTCGACTGCAGCATCCTGGCAGCAGCTTTCCTCTGTTTGCCACCTGGTGAGACAAAATAAGTTGTTGCGGTGATGCTTCTGAGTTCCTCAGACAGAAACATCAGCCGGCCCAAGGACTGCAAACCCATTTACACTATATTTATCTTCATTATTGTGTTCTTTCACTGACTTATACACAATATACACTACAAAACACGGTGCGAGATCTCGGATGTAGGAATGTGTCTGCAAATGATAACAATCAAAATATGCataatatttaatgtataaTATCGCTTCCACGATGCAGAATTCATCGTGTAGTCAAATATAGAGAATAACAATCTGCACAGCGTGACAGTTTAAGTTTATCTGCCTGTGGCACTGGGCCACTGAACCAGGACCAGTAACTATTGTGACGCTGGTTCACTGGAGctcaggttcaggttcaggcCTGAACTGCGGTCCTTCTTCCCTTTTGCATAATTTGTCAGTTTTCCTCACAGTGTTTATAGTCTGCGGCTTAATTTAGTCCCCGAGTGCAGCCGGAGGAGGCGTCTGTCATCAGGTATCGCAGCTCGTGACTTATCACCTCGAAATAGTCCGGTTTGAAACAGGAGATGCAGAGGATGACACTGTTTTAGTGCCCCCGAAGCCTCCAGGCTGCATTCTGGTCCAAAAGGATCCCCTTTATTCTTTCACTTATTTATTTACTCACCAAGGACAGCGCACGTTTACCAACATGTCTCTATTGGTCATTTTCATCTCTATCAGAACTTAAAACGAGTAAAACGCAGCAGCAAACACTGTACCGTAAACCCGCGATGGGACCACAGTAGTGAACTGGGAGCCCTGTGATTGGTCCACAGCCTTCCTGCTGCTGGGCTCCTCTCAGGTTCTGCTGTTTTCGGCGGGCATGCTGCTGATGGGCGCGGCCCACGCCGTCATCGCCTTCAAAGGGACACATCTGGCCAGCCACGGGGCGCTGAGCGAGTCGCAGGCCTGGGGGAACTTCTGGGCCGTCTTCTTCATCGAGGTGAGCCTAACAGCCGAGGGTCAAGGGTCAACAAATTATTGTTTTATAGGGTTCCGTCGTATTTTCTTggcaacacaacaaaaacatgacaaGCAAAGCGAAACACAGGTACGTTCCTGTGGTCGTTTAATTTGCCTCATTTGGAACGGCGAGAAAAACATCTGTCCGGTCGGATAAAACGTCCGACGTCTTCATTCAACAACCGTCATTTCTTGATAGAAGACGATTGTAgatccacattttgttattaatCCACAACATGAACTAAAAGACCGTTTACAGCATCCAACCGGCGCCTCCGCTGTACACATACGTTCATGTCCGGAGGTGAAGCTGATCAGATCGGCATGGAAACAGACATTTAAGAGATGAATGAGGTTTTTATCGCAGTAGATCAGGCTGTTTAACCAGTgttatgacatttaaaaacccCACGGCTAAAATAGCCCGTCGGTGGGACCGGGGGAAATCTTCACCAGATCCTGCCCTTTGCCCCCGCGCTCTTATCGGCTGCTTGtcgacacaaacaaaacacacacacacacaataaaaccaGGATGTTGTCTGTCGCCACGATGGTTCCGTGTGCTTCGTCGGTGTTCGGTCGTGTGCATGTTTGGTGAACACGGACCCGTCTGTCCCTGCGTCCGTCTCAGGTCTGCGGCTCCTTCTCGGCGCGCGTCGGCGTTCAAGGTCACATCAAGATGCACCACGCTCACACCAACGTGGTCGGGCTGGGCGACTCCAGCGTGTGGAAGGTCCCCTGCCTGCCCCGCGCCGTCTACCTGTTCGTGGCCCCCCTGGCGGTGCCCGTCATCACGCCGCTCGTTGCACTCGGTAAGAGGCGCCGGAGAGGGGCGGACCGGGTCACCCGGAGCCCCGGGCTGCTGCCTCGCCGTGGCCCTGTTCTCACGCAGGGGGTCCtgcggtttgtgttttttgcagcTCACCTCAGAGGTCACCCCGTGGCCCACGTGGTCCGGACCGTCCTCATGGTGGCGC
It contains:
- the LOC120818996 gene encoding fatty acid desaturase 6 isoform X2; the encoded protein is MMELTRLVQEAVEGSSWWERRGIDCSILAAAFLCLPPAFLLLGSSQVLLFSAGMLLMGAAHAVIAFKGTHLASHGALSESQAWGNFWAVFFIEVCGSFSARVGVQGHIKMHHAHTNVVGLGDSSVWKVPCLPRAVYLFVAPLAVPVITPLVALAHLRGHPVAHVVRTVLMVALGLYSQYWLLIHVSGFLSPLSALLCMLACRAMFSVPYIHVNIFQHIGLHMFAPTSRPKRIYQMTHGVLNLPRNALLDWMCGHSLISCHVEHHLFPFLSDNMCLKVKPLVSKYLMEKQLPYQEDGYFSRLAMFFHKYQELMVFAPPITELVGVQ